A genomic segment from Fusarium fujikuroi IMI 58289 draft genome, chromosome FFUJ_chr04 encodes:
- a CDS encoding probable ATP citrate lyase subunit 2, whose product MSAKSILEADGKAILNYHLTRAPVIKPSPLPAPTTHNPPSRLASLHFPEDASVEDILNQAEVTYPWLLQPDAKFVAKPDQLIKRRGKSGLLALNKTWPEAKAWVAERAGKEQQVEHTTGVLRQFLVEPFVPHPQDTEYYININSVRDGDWILFTHEGGVDVGDVDAKAEKLLIPVDLAEYPSNEEIAATLLKKVPQGVHNVLVDFITRLYAVYVDCQFTYLEINPLVVIPNEDKTSAAVHFLDLAAKLDQTADFECGVKWAIARSPAALGLTNIAPSADGKINIDAGPPMEFPAPFGRELTKEEAYIADLDAKTGASLKLTVLNAKGRIWTLVAGGGASVVYADAIASAGFADELANYGEYSGAPTESQTYHYARTVLDLLLRAPQSDEGKVLFIGGGIANFTNVASTFKGVIRALRDFAPKLIEHNVSIWVRRAGPNYQEGLKNMKAATQELGLNAKIFGPEMHVSGIVPLALVPGKWEESKAQEFQA is encoded by the exons ATGTCCGCCAAATCGATTCTCGAGGCCGACGGCAAGGCCATCCTCAACTACCACCTCACCCGCGCTCCCGTTATCAAGCCCAGCCCTCTTCCTGCGCCCACTACTCACAACCCTCCCAGCAGACTCGCCTCGCTGCACTTCCCAGAGGATGCCAGTGTTGAGGATATTCTGAACCAGGCTGAGGTCACCTACCCTTGGCTCCTCCAGCCCGACGCCAAGTTCGTTGCCAAGCCCGATCAGCTCATCAAGCGACGAGGAAAGAGTGGTCTTTTGGCCCTTAACAAGACCTGGCCTGAGGCTAAGGCTTGGGTCGCTGAGCGAGCCGGTAAGGAGCAGCAGGTTGAGCATACCACTGGTGTGTTGAGACAATTCCTCGTCGAGCCTTTTGTTCCTCATCCCCAAGACACTGAGTactacatcaacatcaactcaGTCCGTGAT GGCGACTGGATTCTCTTCACCCATGAGGGCGGCGTTGATGTCGGCGATGTTGACGCTAAGGCTGAGAAGCTGTTGATCCCTGTGGACCTCGCCGAATACCCTTCCAACGAGGAGATTGCTGCtactcttctcaagaaggttCCCCAGGGCGTCCACAACGTCCTAGTTGACTTCATCACCCGCCTCTATGCCGTCTACGTTGACTGTCAGTTTACTTATCTCGAGATCAACCCTCTCGTTGTCATTCCCAACGAGGACAAGACCTCTGCCGCTGTCCACTTCCTCGATCTTGCTGCCAAGCTCGACCAGACTGCCGACTTCGAGTGTGGTGTCAAGTGGGCCATTGCTCGATCTCCTGCTGCTCTCGGTCTTACCAATATTGCTCCCTCTGCTGatggcaagatcaacatcgATGCCGGCCCTCCTATGGAGTTCCCTGCCCCCTTCGGTCGTGAGctgaccaaggaggaggcttACATCGCTGACCTCGACGCTAAGACTGGTGCTTCCCTGAAGCTCACCGTTCTGAACGCCAAGGGCCGTATCTGGACCcttgttgctggtggtggtgcttcCGTCGTCTATGCCGATGCCATTGCCTCTGCTGGTTTCGCCGACGAGCTCGCCAACTACGGTGAGTACTCCGGTGCCCCCACCGAGTCTCAGACCTACCACTACGCTCGAActgttcttgaccttctcctcCGTGCTCCTCAAAGCGACGAGGGCAAGgttctcttcatcggcgGTGGTATTGCCAACTTCACCAACGTCGCCAGCACTTTCAAGGGTGTTATCCGGGCTCTGCGAGACTTCGCTCCTAAGCTGATCGAGCACAATGTTTCCATCTGGGTGCGACGTGCCGGTCCCAACTATCAAGAGGGTCTGAAGAACATGAAGGCCGCCACCCAGGAGCTCGGCCTCAACGCCAAGATCTTTGGCCCTGAGATGCACGTCTCTGGTATTGTGCCTCTGGCCCTCGTCCCTGGCAAGTGGGAGGAGAGCAAGGCACAGGAGTTCCAGGCTTAA
- a CDS encoding probable beta (1-3) glucanosyltransferase, with amino-acid sequence MLIKAALMALGAAVVGAVPPLEIKGTDFINPETGDKFQIVGMAYQPGGSAGYDPSSGKDPLSHKDECMRDAALMQILGINAIRVYNLDPNINHDECASIFNAAGMYMMIDVNSPLPGEALHSEKPWESYYTAYLNRTFAITEAFGNYPNTLLFFSANEVINNQATAEFAPQYIRAVTRDLKNYIKNNLKRQIPVGYSAADVRDVLWDTWNYLQCADAEDKGDMSRADLFALNSYSWCGPEATFETSSYDDLVAGFNSTSIPIFFSEYGCNKPQPRYWNETQAMYGDEMTPVFSGGVVYEYTEEDNNYGLVKITGDKLRILGDFNRLKNQFARINWKEVQSKPASKSSPKAPACKASIIEDSGFDNNFTLPTIPDDAQKLVENGIKNKPSGKIIDISDWNVKLDVSNADGSAMKNLKVIPLKDDESNASGKNDADTGSETTDDNNSTNTDNSTNSNGGDAKDGEDDEDAAILNRPLAWVMALPLAAMVFAL; translated from the exons ATGCTT ATCAAGGCCGCCCTCATGGCCCTTGGGGCCGCGGTTGTCGGTGCCGTGCCGCCTCTAGAAATCAAGGGAACTGACTTCATCAACCCTGAGACTGGCGACAAATTCCAGATTGTTGGTATGGCCTACCAACCTGGAGGCAGTGCCGGTTACGATCCTTCCAGCGGAAAAGATCCTCTCAGCCACAAAGACGAATGCATGCGAGATGCTGCTCTCATGCAGATTCTTGGTATCAATGCGATCCGTGTTTACAACCTGGATCCTAACATCAACCACGATGAGTGCGCTAGTATTTTCAATGCT GCCGGCATGTATATGATGATTGATGTCAACTCTCCTCTGCCTGGCGAGGCTCTTCACTCGGAGAAGCCATGGGAGAGTTACTACACAGCCTACCTTAATCGTACCTTTGCCATCACCGAGGCGTTTGGTAACTACCCAAATACTCTTCTATTCTTCTCAGCCAACGaggtcatcaacaaccaggCCACTGCTGAGTTTGCCCCTCAGTACATCCGTGCTGTCACCCGCGATCTCAAGAactacatcaagaacaacttgAAACGCCAAATTCCCGTTGGCTATTCTGCCGCTGATGTCCGCGATGTTCTGTGGGATACGTGGAACTACCTTCAGTGCGCCGATGCGGAGGACAAGGGTGATATGAGCCGTGCCGACCTCTTTGCGCTCAACTCCTACTCATGGTGTGGACCCGAGGCCACCTTTGAGACTTCTTCTTACGACGATCTTGTAGCTGGCTTCAACTCAACCTCTATCCCTATCTTTTTCAGTGAATATGGATGCAACAAACCTCAACCCCGTTACTGGAATGAGACTCAAGCCATGTATGGAGACGAAATGACCCCGGTCTTCTCGGGTGGCGTCGTGTACGAGTATACTGAGGAGGACAACAACTATGGCCTCGTCAAGATTACTGGAGACAAGCTTCGCATTCTCGGAGATTTCAACCGCCTCAAGAACCAGTTTGCTAGGATCAACTGGAAGGAGGTCCAATCTAAGCCTGCAAGCAAGAGCTCTCCGAAGGCCCCGGCCTGTAAGGCTAGCATCATTGAAGATAGCGGTTTCGACAACAACTTTACTCTTCCAACTATCCCTGACGATGCCCAAAAGCTGGTCGAGAATGGTATTAAGAACAAGCCTAGCGGAAAGATCATCGATATCTCGGACTGGAACGTCAAGCTTGATGTCAGTAACGCTGACGGCAGTGCTATGAAGAACCTTAAGGTCATTCCCCTGAAGGACGACGAGTCCAATGCGTCCGGTAAGAACGATGCAGACACAGGGAGCGAGACTACCGATGACAACAACAGTACCAACACTGACAACAGCACCAACTCAAATGGTGGAGATGCCAAGGAcggagaggatgatgaagacgctgCTATTCTCAACCGTCCTTTGGCTTGGGTTATGGCCCTACCTTTGGCCGCCATGGTGTTTGCGCTTTAG